In Deltaproteobacteria bacterium, the following are encoded in one genomic region:
- a CDS encoding cytochrome c yields MKGMIIRLLVLLLACGVFAMPAAGLAAEKRCKIGNKKVECPTRTKAELEQSLNNFENEALSMMQGKAGSTYGITGFDYLTGVGKRTKRGQAGKATLAEGDSGYGSGTGKTEVWDRIKKPAAGEAIYNQWTNNWSPTFKKSLVPGADPNEGKQWYYVYCVGCHGWLLKGDGPNAPFLDPYPRDLTAGKKYMNHKTNVELFAVIKGGGSAVDLSDAMPAWGNLLQDQDIWNVIAWIRANADAKKPTNLEEYLNPKSSFDPNSPANAVTPLNASKSAEFLDVQELLEGGMVAGRGSNLVGGQFVEGGLRKRPEETASKVKKGY; encoded by the coding sequence GTGAAAGGAATGATAATCAGGCTATTGGTTTTGCTGCTCGCCTGCGGCGTGTTCGCCATGCCTGCGGCCGGCCTTGCAGCCGAGAAGAGATGTAAGATCGGCAACAAGAAGGTCGAATGTCCCACCCGGACCAAGGCCGAGCTCGAACAGTCGCTCAACAACTTCGAGAACGAGGCCCTGTCCATGATGCAGGGCAAGGCGGGCTCCACTTACGGCATCACCGGCTTCGACTACCTGACCGGTGTCGGCAAGAGGACCAAGCGCGGCCAGGCGGGCAAGGCCACCCTCGCCGAGGGAGACAGCGGTTACGGCTCCGGCACCGGCAAGACCGAGGTCTGGGACAGGATCAAGAAGCCGGCGGCCGGCGAGGCCATCTACAACCAGTGGACCAACAACTGGTCGCCGACCTTCAAGAAGAGCCTCGTGCCCGGCGCCGACCCCAACGAGGGCAAGCAGTGGTACTACGTCTACTGCGTGGGCTGCCACGGCTGGCTCCTCAAGGGCGACGGACCCAACGCGCCCTTCCTCGATCCCTACCCGAGGGACCTTACGGCCGGCAAGAAGTACATGAACCACAAGACCAACGTCGAACTCTTCGCGGTCATCAAGGGCGGCGGCTCGGCCGTGGACCTCTCCGACGCGATGCCCGCCTGGGGCAACCTGCTCCAGGACCAGGACATCTGGAACGTCATCGCGTGGATAAGGGCCAACGCCGACGCCAAGAAGCCCACGAACCTCGAGGAGTACCTCAACCCGAAGTCGAGCTTCGACCCCAACTCTCCGGCAAACGCCGTAACCCCGCTTAACGCCTCCAAGAGCGCCGAGTTCCTCGATGTCCAGGAGCTGCTCGAAGGCGGCATGGTTGCCGGTCGCGGCAGCAACCTCGTAGGCGGCCAGTTCGTCGAGGGCGGACTTCGCAAGCGCCCCGAGGAGACGGCCAGCAAGGTGAAGAAGGGATATTAA
- a CDS encoding c-type cytochrome, producing MTRSATISFFAAMLLAVLALGVGTGHAGSGEGQKIFNAKKCGDCHQTKGPAAEKTIYDVWAKKGPELWYAGSKFKEGFLKKWLADPKPIRPMQFYSLTEKNKGDHPKLSKKDAEEVAEYLMTLKSSDVKTGVIKKPKRSAKARIVFEKKQACYGCHQVKKRGKVSGGLTGPTFIGAAKRLNPDWIYAYLSNPKVFKPVKDMPVYVGILNNADFKALAAYIATMK from the coding sequence ATGACTCGTAGCGCAACTATCTCGTTTTTTGCGGCCATGCTTCTGGCCGTACTGGCTCTGGGCGTCGGCACGGGCCATGCCGGCTCCGGCGAGGGTCAGAAGATATTCAACGCCAAGAAGTGCGGCGACTGCCACCAGACAAAGGGGCCTGCCGCCGAGAAGACCATATATGACGTGTGGGCCAAGAAGGGCCCCGAGCTCTGGTACGCGGGCAGCAAGTTCAAGGAGGGCTTCCTCAAGAAGTGGCTCGCCGACCCCAAGCCCATCCGTCCCATGCAGTTCTATTCGCTCACCGAGAAGAACAAGGGCGACCACCCCAAGCTCTCGAAAAAGGACGCTGAAGAGGTGGCCGAGTACCTCATGACGCTCAAGAGCAGCGACGTCAAGACGGGGGTCATCAAAAAGCCCAAGAGAAGCGCCAAGGCGAGGATCGTCTTCGAGAAGAAGCAGGCCTGTTACGGCTGCCACCAGGTGAAAAAGCGCGGCAAGGTCAGCGGAGGGCTCACGGGCCCCACCTTCATCGGCGCCGCCAAGCGTCTCAACCCCGACTGGATATACGCCTATCTCTCCAATCCCAAGGTCTTCAAGCCCGTAAAGGACATGCCCGTATATGTCGGGATACTGAACAACGCGGACTTCAAGGCCCTGGCCGCGTATATCGCCACCATGAAGTGA
- a CDS encoding cytochrome c: MLAAGLFVFSVAAATDAFSATAEDNYKFYCAQCHGLTGEGNGPNATKDQPVSPRNHTNTKEMKKLSDQDIINVIKGGGAATSKSTLMPPFGKTLTEKEINDLKDYLRKLCKC; the protein is encoded by the coding sequence ATGCTGGCGGCCGGGCTCTTCGTCTTCAGCGTCGCTGCTGCTACCGACGCCTTCTCTGCCACGGCCGAGGACAACTACAAGTTCTACTGCGCCCAGTGTCACGGGCTCACCGGTGAGGGCAACGGCCCCAACGCCACCAAGGATCAGCCCGTAAGCCCCCGCAACCACACAAACACCAAGGAGATGAAAAAACTCTCCGACCAGGATATAATCAACGTCATCAAGGGAGGGGGCGCGGCCACGAGCAAGTCCACCCTCATGCCCCCCTTCGGCAAGACCCTTACGGAAAAGGAGATCAACGACCTGAAGGATTACCTCAGAAAGCTCTGCAAGTGCTGA